The region CTAGTGGTGGCATACTTTGGTGGTAATGCGTAAGTATATATGCTCATATTTTGGTTACGGTGAAGACAATTTTTCGGTCATATTTTATACAATTAAAGATTTGCCCAGAAATTTGTGACGATAAACACAATAATTCAACTTTCATAAACTTTTGTTAAGTAAATGTCTTGATGACTAAGTGTAAAACCGTAACATTGTGTAGTATAACTTGCGTAATTTTGCTGATTACAGATAATTCTATCTATGGTAAATTGCATTCAAGAAAATAAAAAAAGGAGAGCCTAAGATGAAATTCTGTTTAAAATGTAAAGGTAGTGGCAAAATTTTAGAGCAAAGATTATCCGACTATGTAAACTCCTTTGATTATTACCCTATTGCTTGTCCAAATTGTAAAGGTCAAGGAATGTTAAACACTAAAAAGAATATCAGTAAAAGTTATTAATGAGTTAGTTTAGATAAACTAATTTTTAACATTAATTTAACTAACCACATCGAGGTCATACTATCTTGAAAAGTAATAGCGAAAGTGGGTACAAATAAATGATATTAACCCACTTTCAAACTTTTAGACAAAACTAAAACTCAACAAATAAAGAAGATAATACCGTATTAGAATATAAAAAACCATCAGGGTCTGTTAATTTTAGATTACTATTACTCTCAGAAAAAATAACCCAATTATCTTTAATATAAGGTTGTAAACAGTGTAATATTCTACTAACAATATTTTGCCCGAATTTAACTTCAATGTCGGCTAAATTAACGCCTTCTTGCAGTCTTAAACCTAACATTAAAGTTTCTAAAAGTTGATCAGTTTCCTCTGTAGTATCCACTTCCATATAACCTTGATTCTGCTGTAATTGTCGTACAAAATCAAAATATTCTTGACGAGTACGAGGGCGAGTATATCTTTTATTGCTAACATAACTAGCAGCGCCCATGCCGAAACCATAATAGGGCTGATTACGCCAATAAGTTAAATTATGACGAGATTCATAACCCTGTGAAGCATAATTACAGATTTCATAATGTTGATAACCATTTTCTCGTAAAGTTTCCGAAGCGATACAATACATTTGGGCGCTGACATCATCAGGAGGAAGGGGTTTATCTCCAGCTTGATATTTTTTGCCAAAAACCGTGCCAGACTCCAACACTAAATCATAACAAGAAATATGGCGAGGTTGTAAATCCAGCGCCCTCCGCACCGATTCGCGCCAATCGGATAAAGTTTGTTGCGGTAAACCAGAAATTAAATCTAAACTCCAATTATCAAAACCCACTTCATGAATGTAATTGACACCTTGATAAATGTCATTGAGAGAGTGAGTGCGCCCACAATTAGCTAATAAGTTATCTTGGAAAGATTGCACCCCTAAACTAAGTCGATTAATACCTAATTTTTTATATTCTTGTAATTGTTCTAAATTGAAAGTAGCTGGATCAATTTCCAAAGAAATTTCTGCATTTTTACTAACATTAAAACAATTATGAATAGTTGTAAAAATTTCTTGTAAACCTTGTAAATGAAGTAAAGATGGAGTGCCACCACCAAAAAAAATAGTTTCGATAATTGCTGAATTATTTTCAGCAGTTACAGCTATTTCTTCACATAAAAAACTAACATATTCTTTTTGCCAATTAGAATATTTACTACCAGCAGAATCACCTAAAACAGTGACGGGAAAATCACAATAAAAACAACGGCGACGACAAAAAGGAATATGAATATAAACAGCAGAAATGGACATAAAATAATTGGGAATTATGGACAATTGACAATGGATAATTGATAATGATGAGGTTTTATTATCCCCGTGTCGTATCTGTAATCTTGTACTTTTGACTATATTTTTATCAAAAAAAGTATAATTTTTACATTTTATCGACCTTTTTAATATGACTAATATCAAGTCAGTTTGATCAATTAAAAATAATCTTAGTTTAATTTATTAAACGAAATACTATTGGTTCCGTGTAATTCATTACACGGTGGGTAAAGTGGGAAGATAAAATCTACTTGTAACAAACAAATTGTCTAAACTTAAAGTCATTATCCGTTACTGTAGCCATGATAAATATAAATCTTTAAATCTAACTTTGAGTGTAACGAGAAAGAATTAGATTAGCGATAGAAAGTACCAAAATCACCGCAAATAAAACCAAACCGATAGCACAAGCATAATTAATATCTAAATCCTGAAAAGCCTTCTCATAAATATAATATACCACAGTTTTTGAGCTATTTTGAGGACCACCCTGAGTTAATAAATAGACTTCCTCAAATACCTTAGTAGCGCTTAAAGCGGAAATTACCGCCACCAAAAAAAGATAAGGCTTCATTAAAGGGATAGTAATATCAAAATGTTTTTGCCAACCATCAGAGCCATCCAGCGCCCCTGCCTCGTATAATTCATTAGGTATGCCCTGTAAACCAGCCAAATAAATAACCATATAGTAACCCAACCCCTTCCAGATAGTTACCACCATCACACTCCAAATTGCCCAATTAGGGCTAGTTAACCAAGGCAAACCCTGACTAAAACCCAAAGCCAACCAAAATTGATTAAAAATACCATTAGATAAATACAGCGCCCTCCACATGATACCAGCCACCACCATGGAAATCACCACCGGAGTATAATAAGCGCCCCTAAACCAGGCAATTCCCCGTAGTTTTTGATTAACTAAAATAGCTAAAAACAGAGGAATAATCACAAGAATAGGTACAACTCCCACTATATAAATTAAACTATTTAATAAAATTTTTCTTAATAACTCATCTTGCCAAAGACGCTGAAAATTAGCGCCCCCCACCCACTGAGGAGAAGCAGTTAAATCATAACCATAACTAGAAAAACTAAGACTAAAGGCTTGAAAAGCAGGGTAAAAAACAATAACAGTTAAAACCGCTAAAGCAGGAAACAAAAATAAAAAAGGCGATAATTTACGCCATAAAACTAAATTTTTCATCTCTTAAAATATTACCTAGGGGTTGCTAAAAAAATGGTGTCGAGAGGATAAATGAATTATGAATTATGAATTATGAGTTATGAATTATGTAGTTTTAATGCTTAATTGTTGATGTGTAAATTCTAAATTATCAATTGTCCATTATCAATTATCAATTGTCCATTGTCCATTGTCAATTTGCCCTCACGACACCACTTTTAATTAAAAAGACTTAGTCGCTACCCAATATTTACTAAAAGCATGGATATTGACAGACTCCACATGAAATCCCGATTTCTCCAAATGCTCTTCCATATTATCGTTAATATAATCATTGTAAAACGGTTCATGGTAAGCACGGGGAAAATTACCCATCATTACCTCCAACTCAGGAGAATCAGAAAGTTGTATGGAATCACAAATCACCATCACCCCCCCCGGTTGTAACACTCGATAGGATTCCTCAATCACCTGTTTACGAATAGGTTTGGGTAACTCATGAAATAAAAACACATTGCTGATAGCCTGAAAATAATTATCCTGATAAGGCATGGCTTCCCCCTTTCCTTCCATTAACTGAGGTAATTCCTCAGGGAATTGAGATAATAAATAGCGGTTAGCTTCCCGGAGATAGGCGCTGGATAAATCAATACCGTAAAGAGAAGCATCAGGAAAAGTCGCCCTTAGTAGTTTTAATGTTCTTCCTGTGCCACAAGCCACATCTAAAATTTTGGTGTCTTGACTGAAACGAGGTAATTTTTCTTTTAAAGGTTTGAGGATACGGCGGCGCATAGCATCAGCGATGCCACTAAAGAGAATTTCCACTTGTAAATCGTAAATTTGGGCTGAATTATCGCTTAAGTAACCATCGGTTTGATAATGGAAATTACGGCGATAATATTGCGGATATTTTTCTAAATCAATATTTGTCGGTAAATCAATAAAGTTTTTCTGTTGTACTCGATACCATGCCAAAGGATGATCCCATAATAGTTTGACATAGTTAGACAGAAAATAACCCACATCACCATCAAAAAGAATTTCGTAAGGATAAACCCCTTGTTTGGCGTCTTGCCAATCCTCTTCGGTAATTTGACTAAATCTTTCTTGCAGAATTTTAAAAACTTCTGGCGTTAAAGGAATAAGTTGATTATCTTCAGTGGGGAAAAGAGTATCTTTTAATTGAGTAAAGAAGTTTTTGTGGGCGACGCTGACAACTGCTTTAAGTTGTTGCCAAGTTTGATAGCTATTTTTGAGCAGGTTATCAACTAAAAATGTTTCGATGTTAGAACTTGCAGTCATTTTTGAGGAAATATTAAAAATTATTACGGTTATGTTAATAATTGTATCTCTCAATTTTCCCCTTTGACAAAATATGGGTCTAACTCAGCCGTTGAAGTAATCAAGAAATGCTATATTTTTGATTGTTAATCAATATGGTCAAAAATATAGGTAACGATGAAAATTATTGATAGTAAAGGGCGTTTATTTGGCAAGATCAACTTGTTGGATTTAGGGGCGCTGATGGTAGTCATTTTAGCTCTGGTAGGCATCTTTATTGTACCCGGTTCATCTGGTTCTCTTGCCCAAGTGGTGGGGGGTACGACGGGCGCTGAAACCGTTAAAATAACCCTTTTAGTGAGAGGTTTAGCTTCCCAAAATTCCTCTGATACAGTAGCAGAGTTTAATCAAGATATAGAAATGAATGTTATTGTTAGAAACGAACCAGCCGGAAAAGTCAAAATTGCTCAGGCTGAGGAATTACCTAATAATGTGGTAGTAAATCAACCCGATGGCACAGTTAAAGCATTATTAGACCCTCGCCCCATCGTTAACAATAGCACTGATATGATTCTGACCATGACAAGTACAGGACAAAACACCAATGATGGTTATGTGGTGGCAAATCAAAAAGTCAAAATTGGTACGGTATTAGAATTAGATAATCCTCGTTATAACTTCCGTGGCACGGTGATTGGTGTAGAAACAGCCGATTAAATTCTTAAAATATTAACAAAAGTTTACAAATCCTCGTCAAATAAACACCTGTTTTAAGGGAAAATAGTTAACGTATGATTTTTTAATCTCAGAAAAATACTAAAAAAATATTAGTTTGCTAATTATGAAAAGATTTTTTTTAATAGTTCTCGCTGGGATGTTATTGGTATGGCAATCTTTTGCTACCAGCGCCCATGCCCTTAGCCTAAGCGAAGAACTACGCACTGTACCTTTAAATGAACAAGGTGATATGATTACATTTAGTAACCAAGATGCACAATTAGGCTCAAAATTATTTGTTGCCAGTTGTACTCAATGCCATATTCAAGGCAAAACTAAAACTAATCCTAACGTGGGTTTAAGTGCTGAAGCTTTAGCCAACGCTATTCCTGCCCGTGATAACGTTTTAGCGTTAATTGACTACATGAAATATCCCACTACTTATGATGGTGAAGAAGACCTTTCTCTTTTACACATGAACACCGAAAGGTCTGATATTTGGTCTGAAATGAGAAACTATAATGACGATGATTTAGAAGCTATTGCTGGTTATATCTTAATTCAAACTAAAGCTGACCCTAAATGGGGTAAGCGTTCTTTGATCGAACCGTAATTTTCCAGTTTTCTAGGCATTTCAGGGGCTTGATAACAAGCCCTTTTTTTTATTCAGCAAAATCACGATCAACACTACCAAAAAATACAGGCTCAACCTTTAAACCCACTACATTGGCAGGGCGCACTACCATGTATTCTCCCTGAATGTTTTTGATTGGCACGTTAATAAAATCTTTTGAATCTGACTTGGGTACTAATTCGCCACTGTACCACTTTTGAAACTCTTGAATACTACTAAATTTAACTTCTTGGGTATGTCCACTACTTAAAAAGAGATGAATGCTATATTCGTCGGGTTTTCTCGCCATAATTCATCAATATTTTTCTTAATGCCTATGTGATTTTATCATAGTTAGGGGGTGCTGAAAAATATTTTGGTGAGGGGAGTTGTCGGGTGAAGGGCAAAGGTTTCAATGCTTATAAGTCAAAGACTTTAGCAAAGTAGTTAGTTTTCATAAATTGCTCATTTATATCAATCATTATTTGATCATTGGGTTAAATTGTAGATAGGCAAAGATGAACAAGGGGATGTGAGCCCCTTGCCTTCCATTCAGACTAGGTAATATTTGAGGAGAATTTGGGTGAATTGGCAAGAAAAAATTGGCAAACAAAGAGATTGGTATTGGCGCGGTTGGAAAATACACTATTGCTATGAAAGAAAAACCAGCGCTCTCCCCGCAGATATACCGATTTTGTTAATTCATGGCTTTGGGGCATCGGTGGGGCATTGGCGCCATAATATTCCGGTGTTAAAGGAAAATCATACGGTGTATGCCATTGATTTATTAGGGTTTGGAGCATCAAAAAAAGCCTACACTGATTATGATGTGAGTGTGTGGGGTGAATTAGTATATGATTTTTGGCGTACATTTATTAATGTACCTGTCATTTTGATTGGTAACTCCATTGGTTCTCTTATTGCTCTTTATACCAGCGCCCTCCACCCCGAAATGACTGCGAAATTAGTGATGTTGAGCCTTCCTGACTTATCGGCGCGAGAAAAAATGTTGCCCTCTTGGGCGTTACCCATTGTTACCAGTTTAGAAAAAATAGTTGCTTCACCGTTATTGATTAGAATTATTTTTCTGATAGTGCGTAATCCGGCAGTTATTCGTCAATGGCTAGGGGTTGCCTATGTAGATAAAACGGCAGTGGATGATGAATTGGTCGAAATTATTGCCACTCCGCCAAGGGAGGAGGGCGCTTGTCGTACTTTAATTGCCCTCAGTCAGTCAGTGAATCAAACAGATTTTACCCTTTCTGCGGAAGAATTGTTGCAACGGGTAAAAGTACCAATGTTATTATTATGGGGTAAACAAGATCGATTTATACCGCCGACGGGCGCGCGCCGTCTCGAGCAATCTAATCCGTTAATTACTTTACAATTATTAGATAATGTCGGGCATTGTCTCCATGATGAAAACCCTTCACTATTTCATGGTTTCTTAGAAGATTTTTTGGCACTAGACTTCACAAAAAAATAGCGCATTTCAGATGAATAAACCACATTTTTTGTCTCTCGCAAAGGCGCGAAGACGCAAAGGGAATCTTTGTAACAATCTAAAGTGTGGTTTAAGGAAATGAAAACTGCTGTAAATCAATTAAAAATGATCTTAGTTCAATTCATTGAACGAAATATTATTGGTTCCGTGTAATTCATTACACGGTGGGTAAAGTGCGAAGAGATAATCTATTTGTAACTAATTATCCGAACTTGATATGATTCATTACACGGTGGAATGTAGGACTGTAAAGAAAAGTTACAACTTTGACCAATAGTCTTTTGACCAAAAGGAATAAATCTGCTGAAAATAAGGAGTATGAATAAGTTAATTGAGAAACACCATGAAAACAATTTACGCCTTAATTTTAAGCCTAGTAATGTTATTTAGTATCAGCGCCCCTGCATTAGCAGGAGACATCGACAACGGAGCAAAAATCTTTAGTGCTAACTGTGCTTCTTGTCACATGGGTGGTAGAAATGTGGTTAATTCTGCCAAAACCTTACAAAAGTCTGATTTAGAAAAATATGATATGTATTCCCTTGAAAAAATAGTCTATCAAGTAGCAAACGGTAAAGCTGCTATGCCTCGATTTTTAGGAAGATTAAATGAGCAACAAATCGAAGACGTAGCTAGTTATGTCTTGAGTCAAGCAGATAAAGGCTGGTAAGCAATGGATAATGGATAATTGACAATGGATAATTGATAATTAATTCTTCACCTACCAATTAATTCATAATTCTCACTTCTCCCCTTCTCCCTTTCTTCCCCTTCTCCCTTTCTTCCCCTTCCCCCCTTCTCTCTCTAACTTTTGGGGGGTAAATTAATGAAAACTCGCTCACCGGATGCTATACCTCGAATAATTTCCGTACGATCATCCACAGAAACACCAATGGTCACAGGTTGAAACTTTGGCTTATTATTTTCATCAGGAATCATCACCCCTGTTTCCCCGTCTTCCGTAACAATAGCCACCGTAGGCACGGTTAAAACATTACTTAGCTGTTCCCCCAAAAAGGTGGCTTCCACGTTCATTCTCGATAATAATTGCTCATTACCTTTAATAATGGCAATAGTCACTTCAAAAGATGTCACATTCTGCTCTACAATCGCTTCTGGGGCTACTTTTTTGACTACTCCTTCAAAAATAGCATCTGGGTAAGCATCAGCCACAAGACGCACAGGTTGACCAATACCAATTTGTTTTAAATCCACTTCAGGAACTTTGGCGACGACTTCCAAACCTTTAGCGAGGGCAATAATGGAACTAGAGGTGGCAGAAGTGGTGGTAGAAGCGGATGTAGTGGGAGTGACAAAAGCGCCCTCCGACGCAAATTTTTGGGTCACAACTCCGGCGAAGGGCGCTGTAATAAAGGTATCTTGAAACTGAATTTTCGCAACTTCCAAATTAGCTTCCGAGGCTTGAATGGTAGTTTTTAGCCGTTCAATTTCTGCTTCCCCCGTTGCTTTTCTTTCCTGTATGGAGGCTTGAATTTCTGCCAGCGCCCCTTCCAAAGTACCTATTTCTGGGCTTCCCGTATTCTGAATTTGTTGTAATCTTTGTAATACTTCCTGTAAATTAGCTTGAGCCACTAGATATTGATTCGCAAATTGATCAAATTGATCTTGAGAGATTACCCCCTCATCTAGTAAATTTTTATTACGTTGTAATTGATTTTCCGCCAATTTTAGACGTGATTCCGCTTCTCTTAGTTGAGATCGAGCTTGTTCAATGTCAAGAGGGATACGATTTTGAGCTTGGGCGAGGCGCGCTTGGGCTTGTGCCAATCGAGTTTCTAAAACCAATAAATCCGCCTTGAGACTAACTTCTGCCTCCTGTAGTCGGGCTTGAGTTTCTGCAAGTTGGGCTTGGGCTTGCGCACCTTGGGCAAAAAGTTGTTGATTTTCCATTACGGCAATAGGTTGCCCTTCCTCCACCATCATACCTTGTTCCACTAATAATTCTTTGAGAATACCCGGATTTTTAGGACTGATATTAACACTTTGGATCGGTTGTACTACACCACTAGCCTTAATTTCTACACTCAAAGAGCTTTCTTCTGCTATGACAGTATATTCATCTAATCGAGTGGCAGAGTTGGGACGATT is a window of Cyanobacterium sp. T60_A2020_053 DNA encoding:
- a CDS encoding coproporphyrinogen III oxidase — protein: MSISAVYIHIPFCRRRCFYCDFPVTVLGDSAGSKYSNWQKEYVSFLCEEIAVTAENNSAIIETIFFGGGTPSLLHLQGLQEIFTTIHNCFNVSKNAEISLEIDPATFNLEQLQEYKKLGINRLSLGVQSFQDNLLANCGRTHSLNDIYQGVNYIHEVGFDNWSLDLISGLPQQTLSDWRESVRRALDLQPRHISCYDLVLESGTVFGKKYQAGDKPLPPDDVSAQMYCIASETLRENGYQHYEICNYASQGYESRHNLTYWRNQPYYGFGMGAASYVSNKRYTRPRTRQEYFDFVRQLQQNQGYMEVDTTEETDQLLETLMLGLRLQEGVNLADIEVKFGQNIVSRILHCLQPYIKDNWVIFSESNSNLKLTDPDGFLYSNTVLSSLFVEF
- a CDS encoding sugar ABC transporter permease; the encoded protein is MKNLVLWRKLSPFLFLFPALAVLTVIVFYPAFQAFSLSFSSYGYDLTASPQWVGGANFQRLWQDELLRKILLNSLIYIVGVVPILVIIPLFLAILVNQKLRGIAWFRGAYYTPVVISMVVAGIMWRALYLSNGIFNQFWLALGFSQGLPWLTSPNWAIWSVMVVTIWKGLGYYMVIYLAGLQGIPNELYEAGALDGSDGWQKHFDITIPLMKPYLFLVAVISALSATKVFEEVYLLTQGGPQNSSKTVVYYIYEKAFQDLDINYACAIGLVLFAVILVLSIANLILSRYTQS
- a CDS encoding class I SAM-dependent methyltransferase encodes the protein MTASSNIETFLVDNLLKNSYQTWQQLKAVVSVAHKNFFTQLKDTLFPTEDNQLIPLTPEVFKILQERFSQITEEDWQDAKQGVYPYEILFDGDVGYFLSNYVKLLWDHPLAWYRVQQKNFIDLPTNIDLEKYPQYYRRNFHYQTDGYLSDNSAQIYDLQVEILFSGIADAMRRRILKPLKEKLPRFSQDTKILDVACGTGRTLKLLRATFPDASLYGIDLSSAYLREANRYLLSQFPEELPQLMEGKGEAMPYQDNYFQAISNVFLFHELPKPIRKQVIEESYRVLQPGGVMVICDSIQLSDSPELEVMMGNFPRAYHEPFYNDYINDNMEEHLEKSGFHVESVNIHAFSKYWVATKSF
- a CDS encoding DUF4330 domain-containing protein; its protein translation is MKIIDSKGRLFGKINLLDLGALMVVILALVGIFIVPGSSGSLAQVVGGTTGAETVKITLLVRGLASQNSSDTVAEFNQDIEMNVIVRNEPAGKVKIAQAEELPNNVVVNQPDGTVKALLDPRPIVNNSTDMILTMTSTGQNTNDGYVVANQKVKIGTVLELDNPRYNFRGTVIGVETAD
- the psbV gene encoding cytochrome c-550, with the protein product MKRFFLIVLAGMLLVWQSFATSAHALSLSEELRTVPLNEQGDMITFSNQDAQLGSKLFVASCTQCHIQGKTKTNPNVGLSAEALANAIPARDNVLALIDYMKYPTTYDGEEDLSLLHMNTERSDIWSEMRNYNDDDLEAIAGYILIQTKADPKWGKRSLIEP
- a CDS encoding alpha/beta fold hydrolase, which codes for MWVNWQEKIGKQRDWYWRGWKIHYCYERKTSALPADIPILLIHGFGASVGHWRHNIPVLKENHTVYAIDLLGFGASKKAYTDYDVSVWGELVYDFWRTFINVPVILIGNSIGSLIALYTSALHPEMTAKLVMLSLPDLSAREKMLPSWALPIVTSLEKIVASPLLIRIIFLIVRNPAVIRQWLGVAYVDKTAVDDELVEIIATPPREEGACRTLIALSQSVNQTDFTLSAEELLQRVKVPMLLLWGKQDRFIPPTGARRLEQSNPLITLQLLDNVGHCLHDENPSLFHGFLEDFLALDFTKK
- a CDS encoding c-type cytochrome — protein: MKTIYALILSLVMLFSISAPALAGDIDNGAKIFSANCASCHMGGRNVVNSAKTLQKSDLEKYDMYSLEKIVYQVANGKAAMPRFLGRLNEQQIEDVASYVLSQADKGW
- a CDS encoding HlyD family efflux transporter periplasmic adaptor subunit; amino-acid sequence: MALSNTEKQSSPLPWIIGIMVGGILFVGGATSYLLNRPNSATRLDEYTVIAEESSLSVEIKASGVVQPIQSVNISPKNPGILKELLVEQGMMVEEGQPIAVMENQQLFAQGAQAQAQLAETQARLQEAEVSLKADLLVLETRLAQAQARLAQAQNRIPLDIEQARSQLREAESRLKLAENQLQRNKNLLDEGVISQDQFDQFANQYLVAQANLQEVLQRLQQIQNTGSPEIGTLEGALAEIQASIQERKATGEAEIERLKTTIQASEANLEVAKIQFQDTFITAPFAGVVTQKFASEGAFVTPTTSASTTTSATSSSIIALAKGLEVVAKVPEVDLKQIGIGQPVRLVADAYPDAIFEGVVKKVAPEAIVEQNVTSFEVTIAIIKGNEQLLSRMNVEATFLGEQLSNVLTVPTVAIVTEDGETGVMIPDENNKPKFQPVTIGVSVDDRTEIIRGIASGERVFINLPPKS